GGAAGCACCCAGAGATGTACATCAAGTACTCGGTAGAGGATCTCGAGACTGCTGTCTTGGATTTCTTCGAGGGTTTCCCAATTTCCCAACACCCTAAAAGGAGGTCACAGTGAAGGAATGAATGGATTCAGTTAGCTAAACGCTTGATTGTTGCTGTTTAGAACCTAGGaaatattcttttaatttttgggagTATATAGGCAATCGGATTCCGGCCAACCAAAattgggttttgtttgatttctttGGAGAACCTGATTGAATTCAGTCTCAGATGATTTTCAGCGAATTGTGAGAGAGACAGGAATTGGGAAAATCGGGTGGTGCTCTCGAGAGTCCAGAGTAGCCAGAGACCTATGCCCAAATACTTCTGCCCTGTAAGAAAATTGTTTCATTTTGTTACTCCAttctaaattttatttcatttgttcATATAGAGAATTGTTGTGTGTTTCTCCTGGTGTCTAGAAGCAGTTTCTTTTACTAATTTTGATTTAGGTTTGTTCTCTAGCCTCTTTTTTCATCTGAACTGTACATGTTAATGTATCTGTTCGACAATATTTCTCCTCTAGCGCATGGTGCCTGTGAATATTTCTCTTGTCTAGTTCATATGGAACTCCTACCGTGTCTCTTACTCTGCAATATGGATTGAAGGTTTTCCTATCAAGAAGTGTTGTTTGGGTGATTGGGTTGGACAGAATAAGGCTTGATTGTTAATCTTGTGTCAAATTTTAATGTGCAGAAGCTGATCGGCCCAACGGCTTCCCATTAGTTATATAGTGATTCTTTTACAACCGTCCAGTTTTAATCCATTTTTGGCTATACCAATTGATAACATAAATTGTTTCCAGCACCATGAAGCATTCTGGGTTTATTTCTGTCATCATAGATCGTCAAGCAAAGCATCACCTGAATTCATGTTTCCTTATTGTAAGGTTACAGAACGTGCAATTTGTGATACTGGTACAACTTACAAGGTACAACTTGAGTAAACTGGGGATTAAAGTTGAGTGCCAATGCCTCCATGGATATCAGATGTCTTGTGTTCTTATTACAGACTAAAAGAATGACCAATCCCCCTAATGAGATACAAGTAGCAGCTGAAATCTTGTAGGCAACTCTCTCTACAGCCACCAGCTCAATGGTTGCCATATTTGAAGTCCAAGCCCTGAATGTGAATCCACCTTCAAACGCATCACGAAATAAAGATCTCATTCTTTCTGGGTGTAAAGATGCTTTCTTCTCTGTGCAATCCCTGATTGAGTTCCTGTCTAGGTTTCATGCATGGGAAAGCAGGGAAGGTTGTCTTCACACTCTTGTGAACTTTCAAAACATAATGAGAAGAAATATTTTGGGGCTTCCCTGTCCTTAAACTATTAAATTATTAGCCATGGGTAATCCTTTTCTTGATGTAAATTGTCCCACTACCCTCTTTTGTATTGACACGCATCATATGTATGTCCAGAAACAGCGCCCCCTAGTTTGAattagaaaagaggaaaagaacagTGTCAGGTTGTGTAGCATACATTAGTGCCTCTTTGTGTCTATTAATTACTCAAAGATAAGAGAATAGATACAATATCGGCTTTTTGCCTGCTGATTCAGGTGTTTAACTTTGGCCTGAAAAGCTAAAAACTTAATTAACCTAGCCAAGTCATTCTCATTAGTTTTAATACCAAATTGTTAAAAGCTAGGGAAAAGGAACATTAACCGGTATTGTGCCTGGAGTGtacttgcgcccagacacaacaTAGCAAAAGACTGACGATGCCCCTGGTCCTTTCCGCCTTTCTAGGGGGCAGCGTTGGTCTTTTCACACTGGACTGTGTCTGAGTGCAAGTACACGTCCAGACACAACACCGGTTAGCTTTCTTTCTCCCTCAAAATTATTACACagtaaaaatagtttaaaaaccAGGGATATGCCCCCTGGATAGAAATCCTCTATAGTGCTTACTTTATATTGCAGTGCCTTTGCAAATCGGGGCTGCAAGCTCAATatgtggaagatgcttcatccaactgTGCGAGCTCGAGTAGAAAAAAATACTGTTGGATGAAGCATTTTCCGAGCTCGCAGACGGGCACTGCAAAGGCACCGCAAGATTAAGCACTGCAAAGGATTTTTATCCCATGCCGCCATGGCCATACCATGCTTTTTAGCTTTGGAAATTGGAAACCAAAAATTGCAACTGAAGAAAATTTGTGACTACCTCAACTTCCTCAATATAtttaataaggaaaaagaaaaggatccACAGATGCTTGACATAAACAACGTATTTGTAGGATTTTCCGGCAAATCTAATTATTCATTGTCATCATATTCGTCATCCACTGATAATTAGAGGGTGGCTTACCGTGGAGGCAAATGCATTGGGAAGTTAGGTCATAAAtgtcctgtttttttttttgaggtttgGCTTCGTAGAGATTCTGTATTATCCTCTTAAAAGTAACCGAAAGGTATTAATGCCAAGATTCATGCCAAAGGTAAAGCCAGTATTATTCTCTCCTTTTTGAGTTTCTTatcttctcatcttcctttcATTTATGTACCATAACCAGTTTTGTTTGATCTCATCCATGGTTGATCTCTATTTTCTCCATAGATAAGCTTTGAGGTACGTGAACAAGCATGGATTTTTCTGATGAAACTCGACCTATTGTCTGTGATAATGGATCTGGCTTTATGAAGGTTAGCCTCTAAGAACTTGTAATTCACAGTCATTGACCTTTAATTTCTATTGCTGCTTTTGTTTAAATCATCTAATTATTGACTTGTTCTGTGTTATCAAATTCATTTGGAAGTGTAGGCTGGTTTTGCTGGAGATGATGCTCCCTGTGTGGTTTTCCCTAGTGTAATAGGCCGACCTCGAAACAAGCATTCCATGATGGGTATTGGACAAAAGGAAATGTACTATGGAGATGAAGCTCAAGCAAGGCGTGGAATACTTCAACTAAGTTATCCTGTTAACCAAGGAATAGTGACAGATTGGGATGCGATGGAAAGGCTTTGGGAGAACACATTCGAGAAGGAACTTAGGGCGACGATCGAAGAACACCCTGTCCTCCTAACAGAGGCTCCATTGAATCCCAAGGCCAACAgggagaagatggtggaggTCATGTTTGAGGCATTTGAGATCCCAGCTACATACATAGCAACTCAACCAGTTCTCTCCTTATATGCTAGTGGTCGCACTACAGGTTCAGTACTCACAACAACTTGTGTTGCTTCTCTTCTTGTGTATTGTAGTTGGGGTTGAGTAGCCCAATTTAAGCGTATAAGGATTTGGGCTACCTCTCCTTATGCCTAACTTTGCCTAACTTTTAAGGGTGAATTCTACCCAAACCAATGATGTCACATCGGAGGTTATTAGTTCGATGTGAAGACTTATAAGGACTTGGACACCTTCGATATCCTTAATGCTTAACTCTGTTATTGGGTGTAGGGATTGTAATGGACAGTGGAGAAGGGGTCACAAACATTGTCCCTATCTACGAGGGCTACGCACTGCCACATGCCATTGAGAGGCTCAACCTAGCTGGCAAGGATCTGACTGACACCCTAACCAAGATTCTAATAGAAGAGGGTCATGTGTTTGCCACATCAGCGGAGAGGGAGATCGTAAGGGACATGAAGGAGAAACTTGCTTATGTGGCGATCGACTTCGAAAAGGAATTGGCCATGTCGAAAGAAAGCTCAGAACTAGAGAGAGAGTATGAATTGCCTGATGGGCAAGTGATCAGAATTGGGGCAGGAAGGTTCAAGTGCACAGAAGTCCTATTTGATCCAAGTAGAGTAGGGATGGAGTCCGAGGGGATCCATGAAATTGTATTAAAATCGATTGGGAGGTGCGATATGGACATCAGGAGAGATTTATACTCAAATGTAGTGCTTAGTGGGGGAACCACAATGGTAGCAGGCTTGGCCGATCGGCTAGCAAAGGAAGTGAGCACAATGGCACCATCATCAATCAGAGTGAGAGTAGTTGCTCCTCCTGAAAGGAAGTATAGTGTGTGGATTGGTGGCTCCATTTTGGCTTCTTTGAGCACTTTTGAACAGGTATTCTATCAATCCCTTTTTGAGTTTTAAATACTAAATTTCTATTCTAGCCTAGCTTCTTCAAATAACAAATTGATTAAATATTTTTGTGGGTTGTGGTGATGGTGGTTGTGTTGCAGATGTGGATAACCAAAGAAGAGTATATGGAAACTGGTTCTGCTATTGTACACATGAAGTGTTTCTAGTCAAGAAGCTATTTTCCCTCAACAAAGCTTTCTTTAAACTATTTCCCTATAAGGTGCATCTTGATGTTACCAAATTGGTGAAATTAGAAATTGTAATTCTCTCTTGGTTGTACCTTTTCTTATATCTAAATGTTATTTAAACCAAATgtaaaaagataatttcatacaccaaaaaaaaaaaaaaaaacgaagataATTTCAAATTGAGTttaaagtgacttatcattatggtATTTTCAAATGTCATTTGAAATGATACGATTATCTTTATAAAATAGGTTGAAAGCGATTTATCATTACTTcattttcaataattttctCAAGTGTGTTATATTAAAAGGCCAATAAGTAAGACTACAATCTCGGTGTAACCAACCTTGGTGAAAACAAGAATTTCtctataataattaattttttagaaactagTACAACAGGATTAAAAAAATCCGGATCTAATCCAACCGATAATCAGGCTGAATCGTCCGATTCTAAATTTTTAATCCTTAGTCGATAGTCAAACCTCATATATTTTTAAGATAGGTACCTATTCtatggggggagggagggaagaagagaatcaAGAGTCTTGAATCACAAGACTTGCTAGTAGGATGGGCTTTTACACTCCACACATCTACCAACTACATTAGACAGTTGTTCTCAACCTCATATACTTCTTTTAGTCTTCAACTCTTCGTGATACATTGATTTTTTTAGTTTCTATGTGATAATGCAATAAGGTTTAAAATTCGTTTTggtgaggttttttttttttttacccacaAAGTTCgaaattttagaaaatcaatCAATAATTAAGGCATTTGTGTGATCTCATAAGACTATGCATAATTAACTGAGAGAATATTTGTAATTGGATTTGAGCTAAAAATGTTTTGAGTAGAGTATAGTACAGAACGACCCTTTGGAAGAAGGGCTATTAAGGGAATGCTATCAAGGGTATAGGGCCGATCCAACCCGACCCGACGCATTGCAACCCTTAGACTTTAGTCAATAGTCAGGGCGAGAGAAGCCATCATAATCATAATTTCATGAAGGCTTCGCAAAAGTGCAGATGAATCCAGTCTAGATTACAGCTAATACGAAGACTTGGAGAGGTGTCTGAAGCTTCTCATTGATCGGACAGTGAGCAGATATATTTTTTCGCTCTGTTTTCCAGGTAGATTGTTAAATGTATGctctcttcttgcttctcttggtatgctgctgctgcctccctattttttgattttcagtCTTGAAAAGCTaaagatatttgaagtctgttCTTAGTTGATATTTGAATCCGAATTTTGATGAATAGTTGAATACccatctccttcctccttttgaAGTGATGGTTGTCAAAAAAATGGAGATGCAACTACAAACTAGGACTGATTTTATAGAATATTTTTTTCGTCATTGCAGCCAAAATTGAGTACTGCTATAAATGTTAAAACTTTCCCAATTCCAAACGCACCCATCCACTGGTCCAAGCTTAGTCGGGATCAACTGCAGATGCGGCCCCTTGATATGCACTTTTACCATCCCTGAATTGGTTGTCCTAATGGGTACAAACTGAAGGAGCTGTGGTTGATCCACTGTGGTGGGTTTTGTGTTCTGCCATTAGGGTAGAGAAGGAGCTGTGGTTGATCCACTGTGGTGGGTTTTGTGTTCTGCTATTAGGGTAGAGAACCACCCCAGGTTGCAAGCGAAATTGAATAACACGATTGAGGCTTCAGATAAAAGTCTCTCTCCCCACCCCTGccccttttgttttaattttgtaCCCACAACCCCTTGTTAACTTGCAACACTGGTTTGCAACTTCAGTCTGATTTGATTCTGGGTGGACAGATTTTCTCTGTTCCTTTGTTCCATTACCAAGTGCCAGTGCTATAGAGGGAGTCACAAGAGATGGGTTCAATTAAGAAGGCTTCAGAAATTGCAGCACTATTAAATCTTCTTCCTCACCCTGATGGAGGGTTCTACTTGGAGACTCACAGAGATTCATCGATTACACTCCCCAGATCCCTACTTCCGTCCCGctgtaagtctctctctctctctctctctcacacacacacacacatattttGACGTTGAATTCAATTCTATACATGGACATTTGGCTAATGGGTTGACTTATCTGGATACAAACTACTTAATTGTAATGGTAatatagttcgagaactcgcgagatctcgccgagtttctcggtttttggaaaagccgagacgagactgcctacgagtctcaaaagtgcaatatctcggttGGATCTCAGTCTCGatccattattttaacccacctaccacttaaataccttacctaattggacaaaactcgacatatctcggcgagatctcgggtccagatctcgggttgacccaaagttgaggcttccgACAAATAGAAACAAGCCAAAGCAGCCCCAGGGAGATATAACTAACTCTTGAAACTCCTTCCAACCTTTAAATAGATCAGCTGAATGCTCTTTGGGAgctaaaaaccaagaaactgAGATAAGTCCTCTTTCACTTTCTTGGAAAGGCCTTTTCTACAGTCGAAGTAAAACACAGAATCGATTACAAATCAACAACCCCTGGAGAGTAAAAAAGTGGACAGTTATTGCAAATGCTTAGAACCAGGAAAGAGGTGACAGTTACCCTTAGATGCTGGGATCCTGCAATTTCAGTTGAAGAATAATAATGAAAAGAAGCAGTGATAACAGACACACCGAGGGGAGGGAGACAGAAAGAGTtgagtgcattttttttttgacttacTGTAAAAAATATATCAGGTGTAGCATGTGGAAGGTTATCCCAGGACTAATTTTCCCACTTAAAAGGAGAGATAGAAAGAGTTaagctcttttttcttttacttactGTATATTtattgtggaattttttttatttaaaaaaatatatcagtTGTAGCATGTGGGAGGTTGTCTCTGGACTCGTTTTCCAGCCTTTGAGCTGAAAGCCTGAGGGTCTAGCTTAAGATACAGTGCTTCCTCAATGGAAAGATTAGATGGGAAAACCTAGATCAAATGAAAGCACAAAATGTCCTGATTCCCAGTCCTAACGTAACTTAGCTAACAAAGTTTTAACTTCAAAACCAAAAACAGGTTTgtgaactctctctctctctctctctctctctctctatttttctgATAACAATTATCAAAGAAAAGAATTTGTGAGAAAGAAATGCAGTAACAGAGTTTTAAAAAGATGAAGAGAAGAcggataataaaaaaaacaaggaagatAATGATCCTTTGTCTTGAGACTTTTCCTATATACTGTGCATCACATGCCGACTTCTGCTAGTAGCCTTGTGGTTCCTCCCTAGGCACATTTGAATTCTCTAGGTGTTCCCTCATTGCTGTGTTCTTAATGGCTTGACCCCACAGAATATTTCCATTATTGTCTTAACAAAAGCTTATCTAGGACGTGGTCTTGCCTTTCAAACTCTCAACACCATGGCTTCCCCTTTGTCATCTTTAAGTTCATGACTTCCCTAGAGCACACagatttctctttttcattttgaagTTCCATGGCTCTTGTTATGTCAGTATCGATTGGGGGTATAATTGGactcttctctttatttttctgtcTTTTTAGTGTAAAAATACACTTAAATTATGTGGACCTGTCCTTTATTGTAATTTACCTTTATTATGTTAATATAAATATCTCCCCCCACCCACGATTTGAAGATTCTGCTCTTCTCTCAAACCGTGGGGAGATCTctccattctctcttctttgcttgttcTTTTCTTCGaccttcatcttctcctctctcttccttaatgTCTAGGTTCTGATATCAAGTTCTGTCAGCCTGTCACAGCTCTTAATGGGCTTGGCTTGGGCTTTTTAATCCTCTAAGATGATCTTTTAATATGTATTCAAGTG
The nucleotide sequence above comes from Telopea speciosissima isolate NSW1024214 ecotype Mountain lineage chromosome 3, Tspe_v1, whole genome shotgun sequence. Encoded proteins:
- the LOC122654063 gene encoding actin-100-like, with the translated sequence MDFSDETRPIVCDNGSGFMKAGFAGDDAPCVVFPSVIGRPRNKHSMMGIGQKEMYYGDEAQARRGILQLSYPVNQGIVTDWDAMERLWENTFEKELRATIEEHPVLLTEAPLNPKANREKMVEVMFEAFEIPATYIATQPVLSLYASGRTTGIVMDSGEGVTNIVPIYEGYALPHAIERLNLAGKDLTDTLTKILIEEGHVFATSAEREIVRDMKEKLAYVAIDFEKELAMSKESSELEREYELPDGQVIRIGAGRFKCTEVLFDPSRVGMESEGIHEIVLKSIGRCDMDIRRDLYSNVVLSGGTTMVAGLADRLAKEVSTMAPSSIRVRVVAPPERKYSVWIGGSILASLSTFEQMWITKEEYMETGSAIVHMKCF